CATCATCTCACTTTCAGGCTTGCCCTTTGCAGACGCATCTACTACTGAATTTGACCCTGTACTGATTCGCTCAAAACAAGTCAATAACGTCTCAACTTGGGTTTTGCGTCCATAGAGTTTCTGCGGAATCTGAAACTTATCATAAATATCGTGACTACCTAATTGAAACGCTTCCATTCCACCTGTGTCTTCTAGCTGGTGGAGACATTCTTCTAAATCTGCCTTGATTCCCCAAGCACTTTGATACCGCTCCTCGGCATTTTTCGCCATTAATTTCATAATGATGCCGGAGACAACTTTAGGAATTTCTGCATTCACCTGATGAGGTGGAACAGGCTCAAGAGCAATATGACAATGCACCAATTCCAGTACATCTGTTGCGACAAACGGCAATTGCCCAACTAGCAGTTCGTAGAAGGTGACTCCTAATGAGTAAAAATCCGTGCGGTAATCTAACATCCGGTTCATTCTCCCGGTTTGCTCCGGCGAGATATAAGCGACGGTGCCTTCTAGGACATTAGGGTTTTTAAAACTCGGATTTGTGCGCGCAAATCGCGTCGCAATCCCAAAATCGATAATTTTCACTATCCCAGTAGCTCTGTTGAGAACGATATTACTGGGGTTAATGTCCTTATGGATGACATTACTGCTGTGAATCTTACCCAATATCTCTGCAATCTGAATCGCCAAACGCAAGAAATCAGCCAAGGGCATCGGGTTAAATAAACTTGTCCGAAATATTAACTTAGGAAAAGAAAAATGGTAAAACGTTAGATTGGGCGTCTACCATTTTCCACAATTAGTTATGATTTTAGATTATATACAAAAGTATCCACTACGAACAAAACAGATTTTAGGGATTAGTTACGAACAATTGCAATCACTGCTAAATTGCGCCTTAAAACGAAATCGATACATCAAAGCTAAACAAGAGAGTCATAAAATTAGAATTAATGCGGCTGGTGGTGGTCGTCCCGAAAAGTTATCAACCGAAGAACAAGTATGTTTATGTCTATTTTATCTAAGACAGATGCCAACATTCCAAGTATTAGGAATGCTATTTGGTGTTTCCAAAACCGAAGCTAATGATACATTTCACGACTGGATACCAATTCTTCGTGATATATTACCTGCTAGTTTATTAGAACAAGTATCAAATAATGAAAGTGATTTACTATTTGTTCAAGAAGTATTAACAAATTTTAGGCTATTAGTCGATAGCTTAGAACAGCCAATATATAGGGATTCTGACCAAAAAGAGCAACAGAAATATTTTTCTGGAAAGAAGAGACAACATACATTAAAAAGTCTGATAATTGGCATACCAGAAGGCAAAGATATTGTAGAGGTAGAAGTAGGTGTTCCTGGGCCAACAGCAGATATAAAATTGTTTCGTCAATCTCAAAATAAATTTGATAAATCTCAACCCTTTTCAGGTGATAAAGGCTTTCAAGGAGGTGAGAATATCACTACTCCTCATAAAAAGAAACCAAAACGAGAATTAACTCAACAGCAAAAAGATGAAAATAAGGCTTTATCTAGTAATCGGATATTCATTGAACATTTGATTCGATTACTTAAAATATTCCGCATAGCCTCACAAAGATTTCGCTTAAAGCTTGAGACGTATGAGCAGATTATTTTAACAGTTTGCGGATTAGTTAGGTTAAGAATTGGTAGCTTAGTTCTGCCAACTTAGCTAGTAGCAAAAATCATAAATTTTTAGAAATTAGGAGTTAATTTTTATGCCTCTAAATTATCACTAACTATCTCAAAGCCTTATAATTACGTATTTACGAAGATATCAAAGTTTTGCCCCAAAGCTTTGAACAGTCTGGCTTTGGAATTTTCGGACAAGTCTAATGCCAGGAATTCAGAACGCAATTTTGCTAATGACTCTCCGCCAAAATCCTCCAACAGCATCACGAGTGTTCGTTGATATTCTTGGATGCTATAAACCTTTATCACTCCTTCTACATTTAAAGAACGAGTGATTTCATATTCCTGTTTGTAACGTGTAAGTTCCCCAGGGGTGGGATAGTCCTGTTTGAGGACTTTGAGAATGATTGGTGTATTCTCTTCCTTGCTTACCCCTCGGTAGACAACTGAATTCGCGCTTAAGTATATTTGGGAGTGAACCTCAATGTTCGGGAGAGTAATCATTACTAGTATCCTCGGTTCAATTCCACACAAGACTCAAAACCAACAAGACTTAAGGATTATTCTTCAACCTTCCTTAGTAAAAGTCAATTTGCACACGGTCGGTTTCAACAAAAAGTTAATCAACTCGCAAGTGACAAATGTAATGCTCTCGACGTGACATTTATTCGATGTCAGCAGATATTTATTTTGGCTAATTTAGAGTTATCGATTCCCCGGAGAAATCAAATCCAAACCACCTTACCACAAAACTTCTGCAATAAACTTTCATGAGTTTTAACCTGCAAGGATACATTAGGCTTGTGGGTTAAATATGATTGCTGTTATCTCGGAATTGATACAACTTGTATACCCTATATATTTATCAACTAATCCTGCTATTTCCCGTCAAAAAACCAGTTCAGTCAATAAGCTCAGCTTTGCAATTTTACCTCATGATTTATAATTACTTATGAACAACACTAGACTTGTCCGAAAATTCCAAAGCCAGACTGTTCAAAGCTTTGGGGCAAAACTTTGATATCTTCGTAAATACGTAATTATAAGGCTTTGAGATAGTTAGTGATAATTTAGAGGCATAAAAATTAACTCCTAATTTCTAAAAATTTATGATTTTTGCTACTAGCTAAGTTGGCAGAACTAAGCTACCAATTCTTAACCTAACTAATCCGCAAACTGTTAAAATAATCTGCTCATACGTCTCAAGCTTTAAGCGAAATCTTTGTGAGGCTATGCGGAATATTTTAAGTAATCGAATCAAATGTTCAATGAATATCCGATTACTAGATAAAGCCTTATTTTCATCTTTTTGCTGTTGAGTTAATTCTCGTTTTGGTTTCTTTTTATGAGGAGTAGTGATATTCTCACCTCCTTGAAAGCCTTTATCACCTGAAAAGGGTTGAGATTTATCAAATTTATTTTGAGATTGACGAAACAATTTTATATCTGCTGTTGGCCCAGGAACACCTACTTCTACCTCTACAATATCTTTGCCTTCTGGTATGCCAATTATCAGACTTTTTAATGTATGTTGTCTCTTCTTTCCAGAAAAATATTTCTGTTGCTCTTTTTGGTCAGAATCCCTATATATTGGCTGTTCTAAGCTATCGACTAATAGCCTAAAATTTGTTAATACTTCTTGAACAAATAGTAAATCACTTTCATTATTTGATACTTGTTCTAATAAACTAGCAGGTAATATATCACGAAGAATTGGTATCCAGTCGTGAAATGTATCATTAGCTTCGGTTTTGGAAACACCAAATAGCATTCCTAATACTTGGAATGTTGGCATCTGTCTTAGATAAAATAGACATAAACATACTTGTTCTTCGGTTGATAACTTTTCGGGACGACCACCACCAGCCGCATTAATTCTAATTTTATGACTCTCTTGTTTAGCTTTGATGTATCGATTTCGTTTTAAGGCGCAATTTAGCAGTGATTGCAATTGTTCGTAACTAATCCCTAAAATCTGTTTTGTTCGTAGTGGATACTTTTGTATATAATCTAAAATCATAACTAATTGTGGAAAATGGTAGACGCCCAATCTAACGTTTTACCATTTTTCTTTTCCTAAGTTAATATTTCGGACAAGTTTACTGTATATTCCTCTGAACTCGACATCAATTCTACTCAATTCAAAGGAGACATTCTCATCGTTGATGACAAGCCGGACAACCTTCGGTTATTATCCGGCTTGTTGAGCGATCGCGGCTGTGATGTACGGGCAGTCATGAGTGGTTCAGCTGCTCTTATGGGAGCTCAAGCACAACCACCAGATTTAATTCTCTTAGATATTAATATGCCTGGGATGGATGGCTACGACGTCTGTCAACATCTCAAAGCCAATCCCCTGACTCAAGATATTCCTGTGATCTTCATCAGTGCGCTCAACGAAGTTTTGGATAAAGTCAAAGCTTTTGAAGTTGGAGGTATTGATTACATCACAAAACCGTTTCAAGAAGAGGAAGTCTTCGCTCGCATTCAAACTCAACTCTCTCTTCGCCAGATGCAAAGGATATTAAAAGCACAAAATCACCATTTACAACAAACACAAGCAGAGCTTCAAAGACTACTAATCCAAGAACAGGAACTGAACGGGCGCATTGAAGAAATGGCGGCATTAGAAGAGCGCAATCGCATCGCTCGCGATATTCATGATTCCTTGGGACACTCCTTAGTGGCGCTGAACATTCAAATGGAAACGGCGCTTAACCTTTGGAAAGATGCTCCACAAAAGGCTTATGAATTTCTTGCTGAAGCCAAACAATTAGGTTCTCAGGCTTTGAATACTGTTCGCAAATCTGTTGCCGATATGCGGGCAGATCCTTTACAAGGCCAGTTGTTGGAGGTAGCGATCGCCTCTCTTACCCAGGAATTTCACCATACCACAGGAATTGCACCCGAATGTCAGATTAATCTATCTGTGCCTTTCTCTAACTCAGTCAATACCGCTGTGTATCGCATCATACAAGAGGGTTTGACAAATATTTGTAAGTACGCTGAAGCTACAACAGTTGGCTTACAGATTCAAACTACACCTACTGAACTTTTACTCATACTACAAGATAACGGTAGGGGTTTCTGTCTTAATGGAAACCATACTGGCTTTGGGCTACAGGGGATGCGCGAACGAGCCCTGGCACTAGCTGGACAACTGGAAGTTACTAGCGAGCTTGGCAATGGTTGTAAAATTACAGCCAAATTCCCTAAAATAACACTATGATTCAGGTTTTACTAGTCGAAGATCAAGAGATTGTCCGCCGCGGTTTAAAAACGCTTCTAGAAATTAAACCCGACTTTCAAGTAGTTGCAGAAGCTAGTAACGGTCAACAAGCCATTGACTTAGTTAAAATACTACACACCAAATCTCAGCCACCAGATATTATTCTCATGGATATTCGGATGCCAGTCATGGATGGTGTTACTGCTACTCAACAACTGTGCCAACTATTTCCGGCTAGCAAAATTTTAGTCCTTACCACTTTTGACGATGCCAAGTACGTCGCAGAAGCCATTCGCTTTGGAGCAAAGGGATATTTGTTAAAAGATACCCCTTCGGAGGAACTGGCGGAAGCCATCCGCTGCATCCATAGAGGCTACACTCAGTTTGGCCCTGGTATTTTAGAAAAAATTGCTGCTACCACACCCTCCAATGAGCAAAATCAACCTCAACAACCCCCACCAGGTTTTGCACAACTCACACCCAGAGAACGGCAAGTTCTCAAAATGATTGCAATCGGTTCTAGTAATCAAGAAATTGCCCAAGCTTTCTTTCTTTCTCAAGGAACAGTCAGAAACCATATTTCCCACATTCTCACTCGCCTAAATTTGCGCGATCGTACTCAAGCTGCGATCGTTGCCAATGCATATCTTTCTTATCTGGAGAATACAGAGTAAAATATTACGCTCAACAGGTGATTAAACGGGTAGAACACGGCATAGATTCGGTATTACGCTCAACAGGTGATTAAACGGGTAGAACACGGCATAGATTCGGTGAAAGAATTACTCAGTACGCTCACGAGTGATGAGCGCTGGGGCGTGATGCTGGAGTTCGAGGAGGTCAGCCCAGAGAAATTTACTCAGTTGCTTGTAGATGCCCCGCAGTGGACTGAATGGATGGCTTGATTTTCCTTTGCTACAGACCAGTGACTATTAATTCAAATATCATTTTAGTGTGGGTGGACAGTCCTGCAATATCCGAAGCTTCATGAATTGAAGTTACAGCAAGGAGCAAAAAACACTGCTCTCATTCTATCAAAAGCTGTTTCCCAGCCGGGCGAGCCTATCGACGTAGCTAATGGTGAGCCACATTAGGATAGGTAAGAAAGGCAGCCGCAGGTTGCTATTAATTTTGAGGATGGCTATAGATTGGTTGTGTGCAATTAGTTACTTGCAATGTAGTTTAACTGAACGTTTCTTAAAAGCTATTTCTTGTGATTAAGATCACACCACTTATCAGATCAAGATAGCTATTATCAAGTTACTATATAGCTAATATCTATTAAAAAAATAAATAGAGTTTTCATTGGAATGTATAAACTAGTACATAAGCTTATAGATACTAAAGTTAATAGATTTTAATTTTACTTAGCCATCTGAAAATCAGAAAAAGGTCAATAGTAATGCTTGAACTTTTACTAAAAAACCAATTAAGCGCTCCCAGAAAGCAAAATTTTAAAAATGAGATTTTGACCAGAATAAAAAATAGAAAAGCAGAACCTTTAAATGCAGAAATCAACTTTTATAAAACTGAATTACTTCCATATTTTATTAAATTGAGTCAACACAATCCTGTTTTCAGTGTTACAGAACAATTACGTCTTTTAGTTGGTGTTTGGACACCAATCTGGTCTACCGTCTCCTTTCATCAAAGTTTACCTAAAAGAATACAAGAGCAGTCTTTTCAAATTTTTCAGCAGAATGGTTGTTGTGCTAGTGCAGCTCGTTATATTTTGGGAAAAGAGCCCTCAGTTTGTGGAGATCCTACATCAAAATTACTAGCTTACGACTTCATGGTTATCCAAAAATATGAAGTTAAAAATGGTAAATGGTATCTTCAAGACATGGAAAAATTTCAAGCCTTTAAAAATCGAGAAATTCCTTTGACTGTAGAATCAGTTTCTAACTGGTTTATTAATGTAGTTAATACTCAAACCAAACCGAACATATCAGAAGCAATTTTACATCCAGATATCAAGTTACAAAACTTAGAAGAATATCATGCTCATCAACCTGAAAAAACCTACTTAACCAGTTCTCAAATATTTGAGCATTTATATATCGATAGTGACTGGCGGCTAGTGAAAACACAAACAGATGCTTCACAGCTACCTAGTTATACAATTGCCGTAAAAATACATTAAAAAAGAATATATTCGTCAGAATTCACTCTTCGGAACCAGAAATACTCCGCACCTGGTGCCAGAATAACTAGTTGTGCAGATTTTCAATGTTGGGGTGTAATGTTGGAATTTAAGGACGTTGAGCTGGAAAACTGCTCAATCACTTCAGAACTCAGACTTTGAAATTGCCCCCTTGCCATTTTGCCGATTTGGGGTGAAAAGCTCATGCGACTAGGAGTAAGCCCTGCGCCAATTCCGTACAAGAAAATATCAGAAAAAACCTTAGCACAAGCAATTAAAGTAGTACTGGGTGATGAGGTAATGCAGAAGAAAGCCCAAGAGTTAGGGAAGAAGATTAAGCGTGAAGATAGCGTGGCAAATGCAGTTGAAGCATTTCACCGTCATCTTGGGATTATCTTTACCTAAGAATTTTGACTAACCTTCGATTGGCAAATTCTTATTGAGGACAATAAACGATCGCCCTATGAAATCACAGAAATAAAAGTTTTTTGCTTTTTGTCCGGAAAGTGTAGAAGTCTTGCTGTCTATCATTACAGACTGAATATTTTATATGTAAAGCTAGGGACAACAGCCTAAAAGTTCTTTATACAAATTCCACTGCTCAACGGCTGTTAGAGAAAATTTTACTAACCGAGATGATTGGTTAAGCGATCACAATACTCGATATTTATTTATATTAGATTGTTTTGATGAATTACGTTTAGAAGGAAGAACAGCAAAAGGAATTGAAGATTTTCTTGGGCAAGTAGGGAACTATCAAGCACAAAGAGTATGTAGGCATCAATTCATAGTGACTGGAAGAATCTTCTGAACAATCTCCGTTTAACTGCCCAACCTTTTATCCTATTTAACTTGATATACCCCTGGTTAACAGTTTTTCCTATTCCCCAATTGTCTTTGGGTTTTTCTAAACTTCAATCTATTATTTATAACCTCATCAGTTCAATTTTTATTTTCCTGATTCACCCTGATTTCTACTTTTCCTCTGCCTAGAGTGACAAATGAGGGTTAACAGTTAACGACTTTAAGTGGAATAATTTATTTTTTGGAGTTTCTTTAACAGATAAAGAAAGTATTGAGTTTCAAAATTGCCGATACTCATTCGGCTATGAAAAATAACTTTCTGCAACAAGACCTGCTTTTGGGTGTTCTTCTTCCGCACAATAGTAATACTTGTGAGTCTCATTTTGAGGAATCACACCGTTAACTATCTGTCCTAAGATGTTTTGCCCCGATTTTTCCAAAACTTCTTTAGCAAAAGTTGCATCTCCTGAATTAACTACTCCGGGACGAACTACCAAAAAAACTCCGTCAGCCATTTGGCCTAAAGTCGCAGCATCAGCAGCAGTATTTAGTGATGGAGTATCAATAATGACTAAATCATAATTAGGGGCAAGATTGTCGATTAACTTCGCCATTCGTTTCGAGTCCAACAAAGATGCTGGGCTAGGAGGTACGATTCCCGAAGTGAGGACATCCAAATTATCCATCACTTTTTTGATAGCTATGCTAAATTCTGACTGCCCGACAAGTAAATTACTCAAACCTTGATTATTAGTTAAATTCCAAATTTTATGTTGTACTGGACGATGTAAGTCTCCATCTATAAGTAAGACTTTCTTTTCCATTTGGGCAACAGCTACAGCTAAATTAGCAGCAACAGTTGACTTACCTTCAGAAGGTACAGAACTAGTAATAACTGTAACTTTTAGTTCTTTATCAGCGCTCATAAACCTGAGATTAGCCCGCAGCATTCGGTAAGCTTCACTAATAGCAGAACGGGGCGCATCCCGAACTACAAGCCTTTGATCATAAGCCTCTGGTTCTTTTTGACTAGGACTAAGAAAAGATTTTTTAGCTTTTTGCCAAGAAGGAATCATGCCTAATACAGTCAAGCCCAACAATTTCTTTGCCTCATCAATAGTCTTGATAGATTTATCTTTTATTTCTAAAACATATATAGTCGTTAAAGCTGCCAAGATAGCTAATAAACCTGCACTCAAATAAGCAGTTGTAGAAGAAGAACTGGGTTCATCTGGAACATCAGCTTTAGATATAATGCTAGCATTACCTATCTTCTGGTTTTCAGCGATGCGGCTTTCTTGCAGCTTTTGAAGCAGAAGTAAGTAAGTAGATTGAGCGCCTTGTACTTTACGTTCTAACTGGCGATGCTGTTGTTCTAATCTCGGCAAATTGTGCAAACGTTGCTTATAAGTAGATTGTAGGCTAGATAAAGTAGCAGCTTGCTTTGCCAAACCCAAACGAGTTGACTCTAATTCTACGAGCTTTCCAGATAGTTCTTGTTGTAATGCTCCTAGTTGAAAGTTTTTATTTATTTGTGGTTGAGATGTTCCTCCAACCTGTTGGATACGTTGTTGCCTTAGTTCATATAATGACTTTAATTTGTCCTTTAAATCAATAATTTCTGGATGAGTATCTTGCAAAACAGTACGTCTATTTGCGAGTTGTGACTCTAACAGTTGAACTTCTTTGAACATATCTTGCACCCCTGTATTTTGACTAACAGAAGCCATCACCAATGCTTCTTGGGGGTTCATATCCAATTGTTGACGGATTTCTCGAGATTGTGCTTCAGTATTGGCAAATTGAGATTGAACCGAGTTAATTTCCTGTTGTAATTCTGCAAGAATTCCCACTGCCCTAGTTGCCTCTTCTTGCAAAGAAACAACATTGTAATCTTCTTTAAATTTTGCTAATTCTGCTTCTGCTTGGCGAACAACTAATTCTGCTGATGGTACTTGTTTTTCTATAAATTTCCGAGCTGATACTACTTCAGATCTCAGGGAAAAGATATTTTCCTCTAAATAATTGTCCATCAGATTATTAACAACCTTCGCAGCTATCTCTGGATTGATATCCTGGTAAGAAATTTGTATGACATCAGCTCCCTTGACTTCTTTGACTGTCAACTTCTTTATAAATTCCTTGATTTTTATAGGTTCTCCTCGATCATTTTGCATATTAATTTCTATGATAGTTTTTTTAATGATTGGTAGAGAAGTTATAACTTCTGATTCTGTTTTCAAAGGATTATCTTGAGCATCACGCCCAACTGAATCTAATGTACCAATTTGTGTTCCTAATCCTGTGAGACTAGATGTAGAATTTGTTCTTTGCAAGCGCAGCTTTCCTTCTGCTAAATATACAGGCTTTTTCAAAACAGATAAAGCTATGACTGAAATTATAAAAACAGCTAAGAATGCATTTAAAGCAGGTATCCAGCGATGCTGTAAAATTTGAAAATATTTTGCTAATGACAAGGAAGTTTCTTGAGTTTCCATATCAATATGCCTCTTGTGTGGATGAATAAGTTGGGATTTGATTATTAAGGTTTAATACTCAAAAGATTAATACTTGTTCTTTTTTCTCAGAACCATCATGAACTGCTGTGATTCCATTAATCACTCGCTCCAAATCTGCATCCGTGAGATTAGAACCAGAAGGCAAGCAAAGACCATGCGTAAATAAATCTTCTGCCACTGCACCACCAATACATTCACATTCAGCAAAAACAGGTTGGAGGTGTAAAGGTTTCCAGACTGGACGGGATTCAATTTGTTGTGCAGCAAGTGCGAGGCGGACTTGTTCTCGGTCTGCACCAAAAGCTTTAGGATTTATTGTCAAGGAGGTTAACCAATGAGTAGCACTTCCATAATCAGCTTCTGGCATAAATTCTATTCCTGGC
This region of Nostoc sp. UHCC 0302 genomic DNA includes:
- a CDS encoding response regulator — translated: MVDDKPDNLRLLSGLLSDRGCDVRAVMSGSAALMGAQAQPPDLILLDINMPGMDGYDVCQHLKANPLTQDIPVIFISALNEVLDKVKAFEVGGIDYITKPFQEEEVFARIQTQLSLRQMQRILKAQNHHLQQTQAELQRLLIQEQELNGRIEEMAALEERNRIARDIHDSLGHSLVALNIQMETALNLWKDAPQKAYEFLAEAKQLGSQALNTVRKSVADMRADPLQGQLLEVAIASLTQEFHHTTGIAPECQINLSVPFSNSVNTAVYRIIQEGLTNICKYAEATTVGLQIQTTPTELLLILQDNGRGFCLNGNHTGFGLQGMRERALALAGQLEVTSELGNGCKITAKFPKITL
- a CDS encoding polysaccharide biosynthesis tyrosine autokinase, whose amino-acid sequence is METQETSLSLAKYFQILQHRWIPALNAFLAVFIISVIALSVLKKPVYLAEGKLRLQRTNSTSSLTGLGTQIGTLDSVGRDAQDNPLKTESEVITSLPIIKKTIIEINMQNDRGEPIKIKEFIKKLTVKEVKGADVIQISYQDINPEIAAKVVNNLMDNYLEENIFSLRSEVVSARKFIEKQVPSAELVVRQAEAELAKFKEDYNVVSLQEEATRAVGILAELQQEINSVQSQFANTEAQSREIRQQLDMNPQEALVMASVSQNTGVQDMFKEVQLLESQLANRRTVLQDTHPEIIDLKDKLKSLYELRQQRIQQVGGTSQPQINKNFQLGALQQELSGKLVELESTRLGLAKQAATLSSLQSTYKQRLHNLPRLEQQHRQLERKVQGAQSTYLLLLQKLQESRIAENQKIGNASIISKADVPDEPSSSSTTAYLSAGLLAILAALTTIYVLEIKDKSIKTIDEAKKLLGLTVLGMIPSWQKAKKSFLSPSQKEPEAYDQRLVVRDAPRSAISEAYRMLRANLRFMSADKELKVTVITSSVPSEGKSTVAANLAVAVAQMEKKVLLIDGDLHRPVQHKIWNLTNNQGLSNLLVGQSEFSIAIKKVMDNLDVLTSGIVPPSPASLLDSKRMAKLIDNLAPNYDLVIIDTPSLNTAADAATLGQMADGVFLVVRPGVVNSGDATFAKEVLEKSGQNILGQIVNGVIPQNETHKYYYCAEEEHPKAGLVAESYFS
- a CDS encoding response regulator transcription factor: MIQVLLVEDQEIVRRGLKTLLEIKPDFQVVAEASNGQQAIDLVKILHTKSQPPDIILMDIRMPVMDGVTATQQLCQLFPASKILVLTTFDDAKYVAEAIRFGAKGYLLKDTPSEELAEAIRCIHRGYTQFGPGILEKIAATTPSNEQNQPQQPPPGFAQLTPRERQVLKMIAIGSSNQEIAQAFFLSQGTVRNHISHILTRLNLRDRTQAAIVANAYLSYLENTE
- a CDS encoding transposase family protein — its product is MILDYIQKYPLRTKQILGISYEQLQSLLNCALKRNRYIKAKQESHKIRINAAGGGRPEKLSTEEQVCLCLFYLRQMPTFQVLGMLFGVSKTEANDTFHDWIPILRDILPASLLEQVSNNESDLLFVQEVLTNFRLLVDSLEQPIYRDSDQKEQQKYFSGKKRQHTLKSLIIGIPEGKDIVEVEVGVPGPTADIKLFRQSQNKFDKSQPFSGDKGFQGGENITTPHKKKPKRELTQQQKDENKALSSNRIFIEHLIRLLKIFRIASQRFRLKLETYEQIILTVCGLVRLRIGSLVLPT